GGGGAACATGTGTCTTGGGCCAGGGTTGTGGCTTGCACAGAGTGAGGACTGAGTGTCCCTGGCATTGGGTTGTCAGAGAAGAGGGGAGTCCTGGGAGCCCAGGAAGGGCAGTGAGAGGGAGCCCTGATGGGGGATCGGGCTGGACTCCGTCATGGACGTGCTTCCACTCCAGATCGGGCCCGGGACACCCAGACAGACGAGATTGTCGCGCTGAAGAAGGTGCGGATGGACAAGGAGAAGGATggtgagcaggggtgggggcaggaaggtgTGAGTTACCTGCGGTTTCCTCAGGACTAAACCCTCCTGAGAGCCTCATGGTGCTGACGTTGCCGTGGGCAGCACAGCCGGGAAGGTGTCGTCCGGCCTCTGGGACAGTTCTGGGTGGCCCTGAGCCTCAGCTCCCTGAGCCCTGCATGCTCCTGCCTCCTGTCTGCTGGGCGGGGTCTGCGTCCCCCCATCTTCCTCCTGTCTGGTGACTCCACTTCATCTTCTCAGCTCTGCTGTCACCCTCCACACCGAGCCACTGTGGCTGTCCCCCCCAGGTGTCCCCATCAGTGGGCGGGGCTCGCTAAGGCTGTCCCCCCAGGTGTCCCCATCAGTGGGCGGGGCTCGCTGAGGCTGTCCCCCCAGGTGTCCCCATTAGTGGGCGGGGCTCGCTGAGGCTGTCCCCCCAGGTGTCCCCATCAGTGGGCGGGGCTCACTGAGGCTGTCCCCCCACAGGCATCCCCATCAGCAGCCTGCGGGAGATCACGCTGCTTCTTCGTCTTCACCATCCGAACATCGTGGAGCTGAAGGAGGTGGTTGTGGGGAACCACCTAGAGAGGTGTGCACTCTCCTGGCCCTGCATCGGGCCCTGGCTGAgcccctgcctgtccctgcctTGGGGGACCCCCTTCTGCAGCAGTGGAGACCCTTTGCctgcctggggaggcaggaggtaGCATGCGTCTCCCCTTTCCAGCATCTTCCTGGTGATGGGTTACTGCGAGCAGGACCTGGCCAGCCTCCTAGAGAACATGCCGACGCCCTTCTCCGAGGCCCAGGTTCGTAGCGGGGGCCTGGGGCGGGGCACGCGTGTGCCAAACATGCCACCTCTGCGTCTCAGCTTTAATGAGGCAGATTTTACTGCCTGTCGGGCACCACGGGAGAGTCAGGAGTCCTGGGAGCTCTGCCCATCTGACTGGTCACTGAGGAGGGGACGGACAGTAGCACCTTTCCAGCTGGGCTCCTGGCTGCGCACCCTGACTGACGCCTCGGGCCCTTTGCACAGGTCAAGTGCATCGTGCTGCAGGTGCTCCGGGGCCTTCAGTACCTGCACAGGAACTTCATCATCCacaggtgggtgggcagggcctggggcatgGTCTTGGGCAGAGGGCGTGGTGGAGACGGCGCTGGTTTGTGACACTGGGGAGGGTGGTCCCTGGCCTCCGGTGCCAGCATGTCATTCCAAGTGCTGTGCAAGAGAGGAGCAGACGTGCAGTGGCAGTTCTTTAACTGCCCCGCGGGGAGGGTCCAGGGCCAGACAAGTCACAGAAGCCCTGGTACCCACTGGGCCCTCAGAGACTGGTGGCGGGTGGGTGTACGTGCAGTGGGCAGTGCCGTGACTCACACCAGGCGAGCAGCGGCTTCTGCCCTGGGGCAGCTGGTGGGACGTCTGGGTGGGAACCAGGCGGAGTTGGAGGTGAGACGTCAGCGTGAGGCCGGCTCTGCGTTTGCTCCGAGCCGTCCACCGCCTGCCCTCCCTTCTGAAAGGCCTGGACATGAGGAAGGGTGCAGGAAAGTGTCACGTGATGACAGTCTGCCCTTGTCAAGCTTGCTTCATGGGAGCCACCAATGTCTCTTTCTTGTCACAGGGACCTGAAGGTCTCCAACTTGCTCATGACCGATAAGGGCTGCGTGAAGACAGGTGGGTGCAGCGTGCTGGGCTCACGTGCGTGGAGTTGTCCTGTGTCCACCGCCCTTGCCTGAGCTGGGAGGGTGTTGGTCCTGTCAAGCACCCTCAGGCTAGAAGCTGATGTGCCTTTGTGGCCCCAGGTGCCTGTGCCTGGCTCTGTCCCCAAGTGGTGACTTGTTACTCTCACTGGGTGACACGCTCCACTTTCCCTTCTCTGCTGCAGCGGATTTCGGCCTGGCCCGGGCTTATGGCATCCCAGTAAAACCAATGACCCCCAAGGTGGTGACCCTCTGGTGAGTCCCCTAGACACGTGGGGCCCCCGGGGAGCAGGGATGCATGGTGCGGAGCTGTTCAGAAGGGCTGGGTCTAGGACAGCTTCCCAGGGGAAGGGATGGCAGCCAGGCTCCATGGCTTTGGGAACCTGCCTTGTCCGGGTGGCTGTGAAAGCAGCTCAGGATGGGAAGGCCGTGGCCGCCTCACAGACGGGAGGGGGCGGCCTGCGCAGCAGCTGTAGTTCTCTCTCGTTGACGTTCTGAACAGGCAGAACAGGGTTGTGGTTAAGAGCAGGACACTGACGTAGGTCAGACCCGGGTCAGGGTCTGCACGTGACCTCTTTCTGCCGTGTGTCTTGTAATCCTCATCTGGAAACGGGCTGACGGTGGTGGCTGGGTGTGGCCTGTGCTAAGGATTCCGTGGTTCTGGTTAACACACAGGACACTGGGGACAGGGTAGCTCCCCCGCCAGCAGCTGCAAGCAGGGTGCAGGGCAGAGGGCGCTGGGGTCAGCGATCCAGGTGTCCAGGCCACCGTGGGGTCTCAAGGAGGCTGTGTCCTGTGGTAGGCTGGGCTGGAGGGGCCAGAGGTGTGAGGTGGGGCACTCTGTGTCCAGGTACCGAGCCCCCGAGCTGCTGCTGGGAACCACCACCCAGACCACCAGCATCGACATGTGGTGAGCAGGGACTGCCGCCCCCTtggaagggctggggtgggagcagggtCACCTGGTGCCCGGGCTGGGCCCCAGGGCGGGGGTGGGAGCAGGGTCACCCGGTGCCCGGGCTGGGCCCCAGGGCGGGGATGGGGGCGGGGCTGGGAACCCCAGAGGAACGTGAGAAGGAAGCTTCAGCCTTCACAGGCCTTTAGCAGTAAGGCCCACAGGGGGCCTGCTGGGATGGGGTCATGGGGCTGGGTGAGGAGCCCGGTGGTCACCTGCCTGTCCCACCGTGGTGTCTTTGGACCCAGCACGGGTCTGTGGCCACAGCGAGGCCCACTCCTCCCCACAGGGCCGTGGGCTGCATCCTGGCCGAGCTGCTGGCCCACAAGCCCCTTCTCCCCGGCACTTCCGAGATCCACCAGATTGACCTGATCGTGCAGCTGCTGGGGACACCCAGTGAGAACATCTGGCCGGTGCGTGTCCAGGGCAGGCCCCCCCTCCCTGTGCCGTCCCCCCACGGCTCAGCGCCTGCTGCTTCTAGGGCTTTTCCAAGCTGCCACTGGTCGGCCAGTACAGCCTGAGGAAGCAGCCGTACAACAACCTCAAGCACAAGTTCCCATGGCTCTCGGAGGCCGGGCTGCGCCTGGTGAATTTCCTCTTCATGTACGACCCCAAGAAAAGGTGCGACCCCCACCTGCAGCGCTGCGGCCGGGCCCTTCGGGACCACAGGGCCTTGACCTCTGTGCAGGGGTCAAACGAAGGATACCTTAGACCTGAATCCTTCAGGGGTAGTTTCTCAGAACACGGGCACCACTGCTGCCCACCCTGGTGCACGTGCCGGGCACCCGGCCCACGTGGCCTCTGTCCACCCGTGTTGTGGAGCCCACTGTGAGGTCCCGTTTGCCCACCGCTGTCTTTGGGAACGTTGAACCACAGCTGCTCAGCCAGGTGGGATGTCAGGGGAACAGACTGACCGAGGGCGAGGGTCCCACTGAAGACTTTGCTGCCTTTCTCTAGGGCCACAGCTGGGGACTGCCTGGAGAGCTCGTACTTCAAGGAGAAGCCCCTCCGTGAGTGCCAGACTCCCCCGGGCTCTGCTCCAGTGGGGCTTGGCCAGCAGCCCATTTTGTCTGGGGTGGAGCGTGGGCCCTGGGCAGACCCTGTCTGCAGGGTGGGAACAGATGGCGCAGGGacagcacagggccaggcccaAATGCAGAGCTGGATTCAGCCCCGCAGATGCCCCCCTCACTGGGGCTCTGCCCGGgcagcccccccaccccgtgctGAGCCGCTCTCTCCCCTGCAG
The Lemur catta isolate mLemCat1 chromosome 20, mLemCat1.pri, whole genome shotgun sequence DNA segment above includes these coding regions:
- the CDK10 gene encoding cyclin-dependent kinase 10 isoform X2 — protein: MAEPEAESEQIRLKCIRKEGFFAVPPEHRLPATNTGGAILFQLGRCRSVKEFEKLNRIGEGTYGIVYRARDTQTDEIVALKKVRMDKEKDGIPISSLREITLLLRLHHPNIVELKEVVVGNHLESIFLVMGYCEQDLASLLENMPTPFSEAQVKCIVLQVLRGLQYLHRNFIIHRDLKVSNLLMTDKGCVKTADFGLARAYGIPVKPMTPKVVTLWLGWRGQRCEVGHSVSRYRAPELLLGTTTQTTSIDMWAVGCILAELLAHKPLLPGTSEIHQIDLIVQLLGTPSENIWPGFSKLPLVGQYSLRKQPYNNLKHKFPWLSEAGLRLVNFLFMYDPKKRATAGDCLESSYFKEKPLPSRSFPVGTGALPLGFPPRGCSVQLG
- the CDK10 gene encoding cyclin-dependent kinase 10 isoform X5, which codes for MGLCSWAPRSSAFQPLQENLHEGSELGRCRSVKEFEKLNRIGEGTYGIVYRARDTQTDEIVALKKVRMDKEKDGIPISSLREITLLLRLHHPNIVELKEVVVGNHLESIFLVMGYCEQDLASLLENMPTPFSEAQVKCIVLQVLRGLQYLHRNFIIHRDLKVSNLLMTDKGCVKTADFGLARAYGIPVKPMTPKVVTLWLGWRGQRCEVGHSVSRYRAPELLLGTTTQTTSIDMWAVGCILAELLAHKPLLPGTSEIHQIDLIVQLLGTPSENIWPGFSKLPLVGQYSLRKQPYNNLKHKFPWLSEAGLRLVNFLFMYDPKKRATAGDCLESSYFKEKPLPCEPELMPTFPHHRNKRAASAASEGQTKRCKP
- the CDK10 gene encoding cyclin-dependent kinase 10 isoform X7, whose translation is MVTQLGRCRSVKEFEKLNRIGEGTYGIVYRARDTQTDEIVALKKVRMDKEKDGIPISSLREITLLLRLHHPNIVELKEVVVGNHLESIFLVMGYCEQDLASLLENMPTPFSEAQVKCIVLQVLRGLQYLHRNFIIHRDLKVSNLLMTDKGCVKTADFGLARAYGIPVKPMTPKVVTLWLGWRGQRCEVGHSVSRYRAPELLLGTTTQTTSIDMWAVGCILAELLAHKPLLPGTSEIHQIDLIVQLLGTPSENIWPGFSKLPLVGQYSLRKQPYNNLKHKFPWLSEAGLRLVNFLFMYDPKKRATAGDCLESSYFKEKPLPCEPELMPTFPHHRNKRAASAASEGQTKRCKP
- the CDK10 gene encoding cyclin-dependent kinase 10 isoform X1, encoding MAEPEAESEQIRLKCIRKEGFFAVPPEHRLPATNTGGAILFQLGRCRSVKEFEKLNRIGEGTYGIVYRARDTQTDEIVALKKVRMDKEKDGIPISSLREITLLLRLHHPNIVELKEVVVGNHLESIFLVMGYCEQDLASLLENMPTPFSEAQVKCIVLQVLRGLQYLHRNFIIHRDLKVSNLLMTDKGCVKTADFGLARAYGIPVKPMTPKVVTLWLGWRGQRCEVGHSVSRYRAPELLLGTTTQTTSIDMWAVGCILAELLAHKPLLPGTSEIHQIDLIVQLLGTPSENIWPGFSKLPLVGQYSLRKQPYNNLKHKFPWLSEAGLRLVNFLFMYDPKKRATAGDCLESSYFKEKPLPCEPELMPTFPHHRNKRAASAASEGQTKRCKP
- the CDK10 gene encoding cyclin-dependent kinase 10 isoform X6, with protein sequence MAEPEAESEQIRLKCIRKEGFFAVPPEHRLGRCRSVKEFEKLNRIGEGTYGIVYRARDTQTDEIVALKKVRMDKEKDGIPISSLREITLLLRLHHPNIVELKEVVVGNHLESIFLVMGYCEQDLASLLENMPTPFSEAQVKCIVLQVLRGLQYLHRNFIIHRDLKVSNLLMTDKGCVKTADFGLARAYGIPVKPMTPKVVTLWYRAPELLLGTTTQTTSIDMWAVGCILAELLAHKPLLPGTSEIHQIDLIVQLLGTPSENIWPGFSKLPLVGQYSLRKQPYNNLKHKFPWLSEAGLRLVNFLFMYDPKKRATAGDCLESSYFKEKPLPCEPELMPTFPHHRNKRAASAASEGQTKRCKP
- the CDK10 gene encoding cyclin-dependent kinase 10 isoform X4, with the translated sequence MAEPEAESEQIRLKCIRKEGFFAVPPEHRLPATNTGGAILFQLGRCRSVKEFEKLNRIGEGTYGIVYRARDTQTDEIVALKKVRMDKEKDGIPISSLREITLLLRLHHPNIVELKEVVVGNHLESIFLVMGYCEQDLASLLENMPTPFSEAQVKCIVLQVLRGLQYLHRNFIIHRDLKVSNLLMTDKGCVKTADFGLARAYGIPVKPMTPKVVTLWYRAPELLLGTTTQTTSIDMWAVGCILAELLAHKPLLPGTSEIHQIDLIVQLLGTPSENIWPGFSKLPLVGQYSLRKQPYNNLKHKFPWLSEAGLRLVNFLFMYDPKKRATAGDCLESSYFKEKPLPCEPELMPTFPHHRNKRAASAASEGQTKRCKP
- the CDK10 gene encoding cyclin-dependent kinase 10 isoform X8, encoding MDKEKDGIPISSLREITLLLRLHHPNIVELKEVVVGNHLESIFLVMGYCEQDLASLLENMPTPFSEAQVKCIVLQVLRGLQYLHRNFIIHRDLKVSNLLMTDKGCVKTADFGLARAYGIPVKPMTPKVVTLWLGWRGQRCEVGHSVSRYRAPELLLGTTTQTTSIDMWAVGCILAELLAHKPLLPGTSEIHQIDLIVQLLGTPSENIWPGFSKLPLVGQYSLRKQPYNNLKHKFPWLSEAGLRLVNFLFMYDPKKRATAGDCLESSYFKEKPLPCEPELMPTFPHHRNKRAASAASEGQTKRCKP
- the CDK10 gene encoding cyclin-dependent kinase 10 isoform X9, with product MDKEKDGIPISSLREITLLLRLHHPNIVELKEVVVGNHLESIFLVMGYCEQDLASLLENMPTPFSEAQVKCIVLQVLRGLQYLHRNFIIHRDLKVSNLLMTDKGCVKTADFGLARAYGIPVKPMTPKVVTLWYRAPELLLGTTTQTTSIDMWAVGCILAELLAHKPLLPGTSEIHQIDLIVQLLGTPSENIWPGFSKLPLVGQYSLRKQPYNNLKHKFPWLSEAGLRLVNFLFMYDPKKRATAGDCLESSYFKEKPLPCEPELMPTFPHHRNKRAASAASEGQTKRCKP
- the CDK10 gene encoding cyclin-dependent kinase 10 isoform X3, whose product is MAEPEAESEQIRLKCIRKEGFFAVPPEHRLGRCRSVKEFEKLNRIGEGTYGIVYRARDTQTDEIVALKKVRMDKEKDGIPISSLREITLLLRLHHPNIVELKEVVVGNHLESIFLVMGYCEQDLASLLENMPTPFSEAQVKCIVLQVLRGLQYLHRNFIIHRDLKVSNLLMTDKGCVKTADFGLARAYGIPVKPMTPKVVTLWLGWRGQRCEVGHSVSRYRAPELLLGTTTQTTSIDMWAVGCILAELLAHKPLLPGTSEIHQIDLIVQLLGTPSENIWPGFSKLPLVGQYSLRKQPYNNLKHKFPWLSEAGLRLVNFLFMYDPKKRATAGDCLESSYFKEKPLPCEPELMPTFPHHRNKRAASAASEGQTKRCKP